From Vitis vinifera cultivar Pinot Noir 40024 chromosome 14, ASM3070453v1, a single genomic window includes:
- the LOC100251476 gene encoding tetraspanin-8: MLGACSGMFACSNFLTFLSSLPVLAAAVILRYYGHTRCSTYLEVPMWVLGIFLLLVSLAGMTGLWCGVTFMLWLYQWLMFLLILVLCCFTVFMFIVTEESGSKCGTGEDPRLKQFSDWLQCRLVDESNWIGIRSCLTESKICSDPAISGGKPGVFLPIKNGCCMPPSQCGFVLKNGSIWTIPKSGLASNHHDCLMWSSKPNRLCYYCYSCKAGFLARLKNDWRKLTTFSICLVSFLIINFIIGCLACRSSQAVGLFQIRRKDQF, from the exons ATGCTTGGAGCCTGTAGTGGCATGTTCGCCTGCTCAAATTTTCTCACATTCTTAAGCTCCCTGCCCGTCCTTGCTGCAGCCGTGATTCTGCGATATTACGGGCATACAAGGTGCAGTACCTATCTAGAAGTACCCATGTGGGTGCTTGGGATCTTCCTCCTCCTGGTCTCCCTCGCGGGCATGACTGGTTTGTGGTGTGGGGTTACGTTCATGCTCTGGTTATATCAATGGCTGATGTTCTTGTTAATACTTGTTCTCTGCTGCTTCACTGTATTTATGTTCATTGTGACGGAAGAGAGTGGTAGCAAATGTGGAACAGGGGAAGACCCTAGGCTCAAACAGTTCTCGGATTGGTTGCAGTGTAGATTGGTTGATGAAAGCAACTGGATTGGTATCAGAAGCTGTCTCACTGAGAGTAAAATTTGCTCAGACCCAGCCATTTCCGGGGGCAAGCCTGGAGTATTCCTTCCCATTAAG AATGGTTGCTGCATGCCTCCTTCTCAGTGTGGTTTTGTCTTAAAGAATGGTAGCATCTGGACAATTCCGAAATCAGGCCTAGCTTCTAACCATCACGATTGTCTTATGTGGAGCAGCAAACCAAACAGACTCTGCTATTATTGCTATTCATGCAAAGCTGGGTTTCTTGCGAGGCTAAAGAATGACTGGAGGAAGCTAACCACTTTCAGTATCTGCCTTGTTTCCTTCCTCATCATCAACTTCATCATCGGTTGCCTTGCTTGCAGAAGTAGCCAAGCTGTTGGTCTGTTCCAGATAAGACGTAAAGATCAATTTTAG
- the LOC100256612 gene encoding BRCT domain-containing protein At4g02110 isoform X2, with translation MEYQSQESEESAIQGMESIIATVSGYHGVERSNLIKLISQTGAKYVGTMSRSITHLVCWKFEGRKYSLAKKFKTLIVNHRWFEDCIKAGKRLPENSYLLQSGQEVGPLSLEVPLVSEKANPLTKKNGRAHSVRGSACDISKELWVDKGWGGADDAVWIDSFLLNEHEESSFRSHRHSVRQKRSNCNYIYSSTSSEPSRKGRRLVKKNASRDMLESLLSDSDKECNLITARNRRSNLGPPPNCSDGVRDESTSTIRRLTSDDGFYDHGSHRDGTLEDVEEIRDLNHSLASKDSKLHGEKLSTVPERTSQDEGFDIEDNINSEIKDGDRIRQMIPTSANLSCVICWTEFSSTRGVLPCGHRFCYSCIQSWADHMASRRKTATCPLCKASFVSITKVDDAAYSDQKIYSQTIPYAPSTSDILILADQESPSFGAQSSRLPVCCECRCREPEDLLVSCHLCRIRCVHSYCLDPPLLPWTCIHCKDLRMLYHHFH, from the exons ATGGAATACCAATCTCAAG AATCTGAAGAATCTGCTATTCAAGGCATGGAATCTATTATTGCTACTGTCAGCGGCTACCATGGCGTGGAGCGGTCCAACCTCATTAAGTTGATATCACAGACCGGTGCAAAATATGTTGGAACAATGTCAAGATCGATTACACATTTA GTATGTTGGAAATTTGAAGGAAGGAAATACAGTCTTGCTAAGAAGTTTAAGACATTGATTGTTAACCACAGGTGGTTTGAAGATTGCATCAAGGCGGGGAAGCGCCTTCCAGAGAACTCTTATCTCCTGCAGAG TGGGCAAGAAGTGGGGCCATTATCATTAGAAGTTCCACTGGTTTCTGAGAAGGCAAATCCTCTGACTAAGAAGAATGGTAGAGCACATTCTGTCCGAGGCAGTGCTTGTGATATCTCTAAAGAACTGTGGGTTGATAAGGGGTGGGGAGGTGCTGATGATGCTGTTTGGATTGACTCTTTTTTGCTAAATGAG CATGAAGAATCAAGTTTTCGTTCCCACCGACATTCTGTAAGGCAGAAAAGGAGTAATTGCAATTATATCTACAGCAGTACTTCATCTGAACCTTCTCGTAAAGGTCGGAGGCTTGTTAAAAAGAATGCCAGTAGAGATATGTTGGAGTCTTTGCTTTCTGACTCTGATAAAGAATGCAACCTAATTACAGCTCGTAACAGACGAAGTAATCTTGGGCCTCCGCCTAACTGTTCAGATGGTGTCAGGGATGAGAGTACTTCGACAATTAGAAGATTAACATCCGATGATGGGTTTTATGACCATGGTAGTCATAGAGATGGAACTTTGGAAGATGTTGAAGAGATAAGAGATTTGAACCACAGTCTTGCTTCTAAGGATTCAAAATTGCATGGTGAGAAATTATCAACTGTTCCAGAAAGAACATCTCAGGATGAGGGTTTTGATATTGAGGATAACATAAATAGTGAAATCAAAGACGGGGATCGGATTCGACAAATGATCCCTACTTCAGCAAATTTATCATGTGTAATATGCTGGACAGAATTCTCTTCAACCAGAGGTGTCTTGCCCTGTGGACATCGCTTCTGCTACTCTTGTATCCAAAGCTGGGCTGACCACATG GCTTCAAGGAGAAAGACTGCGACATGCCCTTTGTGCAAGGCTAGTTTTGTGAGCATCACAAAAGTGGATGATGCTGCTTATTCTGATCAGAAAATATACTCACAAACTATTCCGTATGCCCCATCAACATCAGATATTCTCATCCTTGCTGATCAAGAATCTCCCAGTTTTGGAGCCCAG TCCTCACGACTACCAGTTTGTTGTGAATGCCGTTGCCGAGAACCTGAGGATCTTCTTGTAAGCTGCCATCTTTGCAGGATACGATGCGTTCATTCGTATTGCTTGGACCCCCCCTTGTTGCCATGGACATGCATTCACTGCAAGGATCTCCGAATGCTCTACCATCACTTCCATTAG
- the LOC100256612 gene encoding BRCT domain-containing protein At4g02110 isoform X1 has product MKNRSTEMNTRNHMGVGVFSNVVRFRESEESAIQGMESIIATVSGYHGVERSNLIKLISQTGAKYVGTMSRSITHLVCWKFEGRKYSLAKKFKTLIVNHRWFEDCIKAGKRLPENSYLLQSGQEVGPLSLEVPLVSEKANPLTKKNGRAHSVRGSACDISKELWVDKGWGGADDAVWIDSFLLNEHEESSFRSHRHSVRQKRSNCNYIYSSTSSEPSRKGRRLVKKNASRDMLESLLSDSDKECNLITARNRRSNLGPPPNCSDGVRDESTSTIRRLTSDDGFYDHGSHRDGTLEDVEEIRDLNHSLASKDSKLHGEKLSTVPERTSQDEGFDIEDNINSEIKDGDRIRQMIPTSANLSCVICWTEFSSTRGVLPCGHRFCYSCIQSWADHMASRRKTATCPLCKASFVSITKVDDAAYSDQKIYSQTIPYAPSTSDILILADQESPSFGAQSSRLPVCCECRCREPEDLLVSCHLCRIRCVHSYCLDPPLLPWTCIHCKDLRMLYHHFH; this is encoded by the exons ATGAAAAATCGTAGCACTGAAATGAATACTCGGAACCATATGGGAGTTGGGGTTTTCTCGAATGTTGTGAGATTCAgag AATCTGAAGAATCTGCTATTCAAGGCATGGAATCTATTATTGCTACTGTCAGCGGCTACCATGGCGTGGAGCGGTCCAACCTCATTAAGTTGATATCACAGACCGGTGCAAAATATGTTGGAACAATGTCAAGATCGATTACACATTTA GTATGTTGGAAATTTGAAGGAAGGAAATACAGTCTTGCTAAGAAGTTTAAGACATTGATTGTTAACCACAGGTGGTTTGAAGATTGCATCAAGGCGGGGAAGCGCCTTCCAGAGAACTCTTATCTCCTGCAGAG TGGGCAAGAAGTGGGGCCATTATCATTAGAAGTTCCACTGGTTTCTGAGAAGGCAAATCCTCTGACTAAGAAGAATGGTAGAGCACATTCTGTCCGAGGCAGTGCTTGTGATATCTCTAAAGAACTGTGGGTTGATAAGGGGTGGGGAGGTGCTGATGATGCTGTTTGGATTGACTCTTTTTTGCTAAATGAG CATGAAGAATCAAGTTTTCGTTCCCACCGACATTCTGTAAGGCAGAAAAGGAGTAATTGCAATTATATCTACAGCAGTACTTCATCTGAACCTTCTCGTAAAGGTCGGAGGCTTGTTAAAAAGAATGCCAGTAGAGATATGTTGGAGTCTTTGCTTTCTGACTCTGATAAAGAATGCAACCTAATTACAGCTCGTAACAGACGAAGTAATCTTGGGCCTCCGCCTAACTGTTCAGATGGTGTCAGGGATGAGAGTACTTCGACAATTAGAAGATTAACATCCGATGATGGGTTTTATGACCATGGTAGTCATAGAGATGGAACTTTGGAAGATGTTGAAGAGATAAGAGATTTGAACCACAGTCTTGCTTCTAAGGATTCAAAATTGCATGGTGAGAAATTATCAACTGTTCCAGAAAGAACATCTCAGGATGAGGGTTTTGATATTGAGGATAACATAAATAGTGAAATCAAAGACGGGGATCGGATTCGACAAATGATCCCTACTTCAGCAAATTTATCATGTGTAATATGCTGGACAGAATTCTCTTCAACCAGAGGTGTCTTGCCCTGTGGACATCGCTTCTGCTACTCTTGTATCCAAAGCTGGGCTGACCACATG GCTTCAAGGAGAAAGACTGCGACATGCCCTTTGTGCAAGGCTAGTTTTGTGAGCATCACAAAAGTGGATGATGCTGCTTATTCTGATCAGAAAATATACTCACAAACTATTCCGTATGCCCCATCAACATCAGATATTCTCATCCTTGCTGATCAAGAATCTCCCAGTTTTGGAGCCCAG TCCTCACGACTACCAGTTTGTTGTGAATGCCGTTGCCGAGAACCTGAGGATCTTCTTGTAAGCTGCCATCTTTGCAGGATACGATGCGTTCATTCGTATTGCTTGGACCCCCCCTTGTTGCCATGGACATGCATTCACTGCAAGGATCTCCGAATGCTCTACCATCACTTCCATTAG
- the LOC100244706 gene encoding protein FLX-like 2, with amino-acid sequence MGSKGRIPPHLRRPLPGPGLMHPDSFVPGIRPPHGVFSPFDMLPPPEVMEQKLAAQHVDMQRLANENQRLAATHGTLRQELAAAQHELQMLQAQIGVMKSEREQRMRSLTDKIAKMEAELKAAEPVKLELQQARADAQSLVAARQELISKVQQLTQDLQRSHSDVQQIPALMAELESLRQEYQHCRATYDYEKKLYNDHLESLQVMEKNYMTMAREVEKLRAELTNTANMDRRTGGPYGGPTGYNEGEASGHHPIGHNAYEDGYGVPQGRAPLPGATGGGVAAAGGGGGGGGTPAYAGPQSGPAASRPGYDGPRGPGYDAPRGPGYDAPRGPGYDPQRGPGYDAQKGPGYDAQRGPAYDGQRGPVYDAPRGTNYDAPTRAAPGPHGQVPSGNNVPYGSATPPARSGGGYEAAPRGGNPVRR; translated from the exons ATGGGAAGCAAAGGTCGAATCCCACCTCATCTAAGACGCCCTCTTCCAGGTCCTGGATTAATGCATCCTGATTCATTTGTTCCTGGAATTCGCCCCCCACATGGTGTATTTTCTCCTTTTGATATGTTGCCTCCCCCGGAAGTTATGGAACAGAAGCTTGCTGCACAACATGTGGACATGCAGagacttgctaatgagaaccaGAGGCTTGCTGCTACACATGGAACCTTGAGGCAAGAACTTGCTGCGGCACAACATGAATTGCAAATGTTACAGGCTCAAATTGGAGTTATGAAGTCTGAGAGAGAACAGCGGATGAGGAGTCTTACAGATAAGATTGCCAAGATGGAAGCTGAACTAAAGGCAGCAGAGCCTGTGAAGTTAGAATTGCAGCAGGCACGAGCAGATGCCCAGAGTTTGGTCGCAGCAAGGCAGGAGCTTATTTCTAAAGTTCAACAACTGACTCAGGATCTACAGAGATCCCACTCAGATGTGCAGCAGATTCCTGCTCTGATGGCAGAATTAGAGAGTCTAAGACAGGAATACCAGCATTGCAG GGCTACCTATGACTATGAAAAGAAGTTATACAATGATCACCTTGAGTCACTTCAGGTGATGGAGAAGAACTACATGACCATGGCTAGGGAGGTGGAAAAGCTTCGTGCAGAGTTAACTAATACAGCTAATATGGACAGAAGAACTG GTGGTCCATATGGTGGCCCTACAGGGTACAATGAGGGTGAGGCTTCTGGGCATCATCCTATTGGACACAATGCTTATGAAGATGGCTATGGTGTTCCTCAG GGACGTGCCCCCCTCCCTGGTGCCACAGGTGGTGGTGTTGCTGCTgcaggtggtggtggtggtggtggtggtactCCTGCTTATGCTGGACCTCAATCTGGCCCTGCTGCTAGCAGACCTGGTTATGATGGACCTAGAGGACCCGGCTATGATGCACCTAGAGGACCTGGCTATGATGCACCAAGAGGACCTGGTTATGATCCACAGAGAGGGCCTGGTTATGATGCTCAAAAGGGACCTGGTTATGATGCACAGAGAGGGCCAGCTTATGATGGGCAGAGAGGACCGGTTTATGATGCACCCAGGGGCACTAACTATGATGCACCTACCAGAGCTGCCCCTGGCCCCCATGGACAGGTGCCATCCGGAAATAATGTTCCTTATGGGTCTGCAACACCACCTGCACGTTCAGGAGGTGGGTATGAGGCAGCACCACGAGGTGGAAACCCTGTTAGGAGATGA
- the LOC100261704 gene encoding uncharacterized protein LOC100261704: protein MVQSLLSASLLSISSPSFSIKVGEQGKPMLLRASPRCRVRARAASSKAGPQAVEIPHQWYNLIADLPVKPPPALHPQTQEPIKPEDLSPLFPDELIKQEASTDRFIAIPEEVIDVYRLWRPTPLIRAKRLEKLLDTPARIYYKYEGVSPAGSHKPNTAVPQVWYNAQEGVKSVTTETGAGQWGSSLAFACSLFGLDCEVWQVRASYDQKPYRNLMMQTWGAKVHPSPSSITEAGRKILQMNPSSPGSLGIAISEAVEVAAANADTKYCLGSVLNHVLLHQTVIGEECIKQMEAIGETPDVIIGCTGGGSNFGGLTFPFIREKLKGRINPLIRAVEPTACPSLTKGVYAYDYGDTAGMTPLMKMHTLGHDFVPDPIHAGGLRYHGMAPLLSHVYELGFMEAISIPQIECFQGAIQFARTEGLIPAPEPTHAIAATIREALHCRETGESKVILTAMCGHGHFDLPAYEKYLQGNMVDLSFEEEKIKASLANIPQVVA, encoded by the exons ATGGTTCAGTCCCTACTCTCTGCAAGTTTACTTTCCATTTCTTCTCCAAGCTTCAGCATCAAAG TTGGGGAGCAAGGGAAGCCTATGCTCCTGAGGGCTTCACCTAGGTGCAGAGTCAGAGCAAGAGCTGCATCTTCCAAGGCTGGGCCTCAAGCAGTTGAAATTCCTCATCAGTGGTACAATTTAATTGCAGACCTTCCAGTTAAACCTCCTCCAGCTCTGCATCCCCAGACTCAGGAACCAATCAAACCTGAAGATTTGTCTCCCCTGTTTCCAGATGAATTGATCAAGCAAGAGGCTAGCACTGACAGGTTCATTGCAATCCCAGAGGAAGTTATTGATGTTTATCGGCTTTGGCGTCCAACACCTCTGATCAG AGCCAAGAGGTTGGAGAAGCTTCTTGACACACCTGCCAGGATTTATTACAAGTATGAAGGTGTTAGCCCAGCTGGATCCCACAAACCCAACACTGCAGTCCCACAAGTCTGGTATAATGCACAAGAAGGCGTCAAGAGTGTTACTACTGAAACCGGTGCTGGCCAATGGGGAAGTTCACTGGCCTTTGCTTGCAGCTTATTTGGCCTTGACTGTGAA GTGTGGCAAGTTCGCGCTTCTTATGATCAGAAACCATATCGTAATCTGATGATGCAAACTTGGGGTGCAAAAGTGCATCCATCTCCATCTAGCATCACTGAGGCAGGCCGAAAAATCCTTCAGATGAATCCATCAAGCCCAGGCAGTTTAGGAATAGCTATTTCAGAGGCTGTGGAGGTTGCAGCCGCCAATGCTGATACCAAGTACTGTCTGGGAAGTGTTCTCAATCATGTTTTGCTACACCAGACCGTTATAGGCGAGGAGTGCATAAAACAGATGGAAGCCATCGGTGAGACCCCAGATGTGATCATTGGGTGTACTGGTGGTGGTTCTAATTTTGGTGGGCtcacttttccttttattagaGAGAAGCTCAAAGGGAGAATCAACCCTCTTATAAGGGCAGTTGAACCTACAGCATGCCCTTCATTAACAAAAGGTGTATATGCCTATGATTATGGCGATACAGCAGGAATGACTCCTTTGATGAAGATGCATACACTTGGGCATGACTTCGTTCCTGATCCTATTCATGCAG GCGGTTTGCGTTACCATGGTATGGCACCATTGCTTTCACATGTCTATGAACTGGGTTTCATGGAAGCAATCTCAATTCCTCAGATTGAATGCTTTCAAG GTGCTATACAATTTGCTAGGACAGAAGGATTAATACCAGCACCGGAGCCAACTCATGCCATTGCTGCTACCATCAGGGAAGCTCTCCATTGCAGAGAGACTGGAGAATCAAAGGTCATTCTCACGGCAATGTGCGGACACGGCCATTTTGACCTTCCAGCCTATGAGAAGTATTTGCAAGGAAATATGGTTGATTTGTCATTTGAGGAGGAGAAGATAAAAGCATCCCTAGCCAACATCCCTCAAGTGGTGGCCTGA